One Cryptomeria japonica chromosome 9, Sugi_1.0, whole genome shotgun sequence genomic window carries:
- the LOC131073798 gene encoding GDSL esterase/lipase At5g03810, which yields MGKPIGVRPLGPRPMLRPLCMIAVCLAMVVCSVHGQLVPALYIFGDSTVDVGNNNYLYTLVKSDFPPYGRDFDTHVPTGRFCDGRLATDYVSETLGFTSFPPAYLSPQASGKNIITGVNFASGASGIYDETAKLYNAISLTQQLQYFHQYQSKLTSLVGQQNASSTVSQALYILSSGASDFVQNYYISPILLKTFTVPQYIDTLILPMVSRFVQTLYKFGGRRIGITSLPPMGCLPAAITLFGHGSNDCVTRLNQDALLYNRKLNSTVKGLAAKLPGLKIAVFDIYTALLDIVKHPSDNGFAETRRACCGTGIIETSILCNEKSFGTCSNASSYVFWDSFHPSQAANEVLSSSLVLQGISLIF from the exons ATGGGTAAGCCAATAGGAGTAAGGCCTCTTGGACCTAGGCCTATGTTAAGGCCATTGTGTATGATTGCTGTTTGTCTGGCTATGGTGGTCTGTAGTGTCCATGGACAACTTGTGCCTGCTCTGTATATATTTGGAGATTCCACTGTGGATGTGGGGAACAATAACTACTTGTACACTCTTGTTAAGAGTGATTTTCCTCCTTATGGCAGGGATTTTGACACCCATGTTCCAACAGGCAGGTTCTGTGATGGAAGACTGGCTACAGACTATGTTT CCGAAACATTGGGTTTCACATCCTTCCCACCTGCCTATCTCAGCCCTCAGGCCTCTGGTAAAAATATAATCACTGGAGTAAACTTCGCTTCTGGAGCTTCTGGCATATATGATGAAACTGCAAAGCTCTAC AATGCCATATCCTTGACACAGCAGTTGCAGTATTTCCATCAATACCAATCCAAGCTAACAAGCTTGGTGGGACAGCAGAATGCTTCATCTACCGTGTCCCAGGCTCTGTACATCCTCAGTTCTGGTGCCAGTGATTTTGTACAGAACTATTATATTAGTCCTATTCTCCTCAAGACCTTCACCGTTCCACAGTACATAGACACTCTTATATTACCAATGGTCTCAAGATTTGTTCAG ACTCTGTATAAATTTGGGGGTAGAAGAATTGGAATAACCTCTCTTCCTCCAATGGGATGCCTACCAGCTGCCATTACCCTCTTCGGACACGGCAGTAACGACTGTGTCACCCGCCTGAATCAGGATGCTCTGCTCTACAACCGCAAGCTCAACAGTACAGTAAAAGGATTAGCAGCCAAGCTGCCGGGGCTGAAAATTGCAGTGTTTGACATCTACACTGCTTTGTTAGACATCGTTAAGCACCCTTCAGACAATG GGTTTGCAGAGACTAGAAGGGCTTGTTGCGGGACAGGTATAATTGAAACATCAATTCTTTGCAATGAAAAGTCTTTTGGAACATGTTCCAATGCTTCCTCCTATGTTTTCTGGGACAGTTTCCATCCTTCCCAGGCTGCCAATGAAGTGCTTAGCAGTTCACTTGTTCTTCAGGGGATCTCACTTATTTTCTAA